Proteins from one Porites lutea chromosome 3, jaPorLute2.1, whole genome shotgun sequence genomic window:
- the LOC140931182 gene encoding myosin-2 essential light chain-like: MGSLSEDQIAEHKEAFLLFDKRGDGKVDSAQLGEILRSLGLNPTEADVKKVLKEVDPSGNKRISFEEFLPIFLSIGGKTSTNTSIEGFVDGLRVFDRDGNGQISAAELRHVLTGLGEKMTEEEVNLLVSGIEDQQGQINYEEFVKMVMNG; this comes from the exons ATG GGAAGTTTATCGGAAGATCAAATAGCAG AACATAAGGAAGCCTTTTTACTTTTCGATAAGAGAGGAGATGGAAAAGTTGACTCTGCTCAACTTGGAGAAATCCTTCGATCGCTTGGATTGAACCCCACCGAAGCTGATGTCAAGAAGGTTTTGAAGGAAGTAGATCCAAGCG gTAATAAACGCATCTCCTTTGAGGAATTTTTGCCAATTTTCCTTTCAATTGGAGGAAAAACATCAACTAACACTTCCATTGAAGGTTTTGTAGATGGTTTGCGTGTCTTCGACAGAGATGGAAATGGCCAGATCTCAGCTGCTGAACTGCGACATGTTCTCACAGGACTTG gagagaaaatgactgaagaagaAGTAAATTTACTTGTCAGTGGAATAGAGGACCAACAAGGACAAATTAACTATGAAG AATTTGTCAAGATGGTTATGAATGGATAA
- the LOC140929769 gene encoding tetraspanin-13-like isoform X2 produces MYSAKYSKAQSCAYFCSKNVLVALNTLYIFIALILIGIAVYAKTSAQITSLPILGGVVACGVFLLLVAILGVVGAVRHNQVILFFYMVIMFLLFIIQMSVSIAAVAISHDQQASLMEAGWSRSSEKIKDKIQILKDCCGFKNKSLISGDSTMDPAVKALGHPSCSELKCCGNLGDPCATCKTCYNALEDLVNHLLKVAGGVGLFFSFTLLLGVCLTSRVRSRRQKPYLD; encoded by the exons ATGTACAGCGCAAAATACTCTAAAGCACAAAGTTGTGCCTATTTCTGCTCAAAGAATGTCTTGGTGGCCCTCAACACTCTATACATC tttatagCCTTGATATTAATAGGAATAGCTGTTTATGCAAAAACATCAGCTCAAATAACAAGTTTGCCGATCCTTGGTGGTGTGGTTGCATGTGGTGTCTTTCTTCTGCTCGTTGCAATATTGGGTGTGGTTGGTGCTGTACGGCACAACCAAGTTATCTTGTTCTTT TATATGGTTATTATGTTTCTTCTCTTTATTATCCAAATGTCTGTTTCAATTGCTGCGGTAGCTATCTCTCATGACCAACAAGCCAGTCTTATGGAGGCAGGATGGAGTAGAtcatctgaaaaaataaaagataaaatccAGATTTTAAAAGATTGTTGTGGATTCAAAAATAAGTCATTAATAAGTGGTGACTCAACTATGGACCCTGCTGTTAAAGCCCTTGGACATCCTAGTTGCTCAGAA TTAAAGTGCTGTGGAAATTTGGGTGACCCATGTGCAACCTGCAAGACTTGTTATAATGCTCTGGAGGATTTAGTGAATCATCTTCTAAAAGTGGCTGGTGGTGTTGGATTGTTCTTCAGTTTTACTTTG TTGTTGGGCGTGTGTTTGACATCTCGCGTTCGAAGTCGACGGCAGAAACCATATTTGGACTGA
- the LOC140929769 gene encoding tetraspanin-13-like isoform X1: protein MYSAKYSKAQSCAYFCSKNVLVALNTLYIFIALILIGIAVYAKTSAQITSLPILGGVVACGVFLLLVAILGVVGAVRHNQVILFFYMVIMFLLFIIQMSVSIAAVAISHDQQASLMEAGWSRSSEKIKDKIQILKDCCGFKNKSLISGDSTMDPAVKALGHPSCSELKCCGNLGDPCATCKTCYNALEDLVNHLLKVAGGVGLFFSFTLLFGVYMTCRYRNQKDPRANPGAFL from the exons ATGTACAGCGCAAAATACTCTAAAGCACAAAGTTGTGCCTATTTCTGCTCAAAGAATGTCTTGGTGGCCCTCAACACTCTATACATC tttatagCCTTGATATTAATAGGAATAGCTGTTTATGCAAAAACATCAGCTCAAATAACAAGTTTGCCGATCCTTGGTGGTGTGGTTGCATGTGGTGTCTTTCTTCTGCTCGTTGCAATATTGGGTGTGGTTGGTGCTGTACGGCACAACCAAGTTATCTTGTTCTTT TATATGGTTATTATGTTTCTTCTCTTTATTATCCAAATGTCTGTTTCAATTGCTGCGGTAGCTATCTCTCATGACCAACAAGCCAGTCTTATGGAGGCAGGATGGAGTAGAtcatctgaaaaaataaaagataaaatccAGATTTTAAAAGATTGTTGTGGATTCAAAAATAAGTCATTAATAAGTGGTGACTCAACTATGGACCCTGCTGTTAAAGCCCTTGGACATCCTAGTTGCTCAGAA TTAAAGTGCTGTGGAAATTTGGGTGACCCATGTGCAACCTGCAAGACTTGTTATAATGCTCTGGAGGATTTAGTGAATCATCTTCTAAAAGTGGCTGGTGGTGTTGGATTGTTCTTCAGTTTTACTTTG TTGTTTGGTGTATACATGACATGCCGATACAGGAATCAGAAGGATCCTCGAGCCAACCCTGGGGCATTTCTATAG
- the LOC140929770 gene encoding myosin-2 essential light chain-like: MSEPTQDEMDEYRDAFALFDEQGDGKIDCNQIGKLLRSLNLNPEDEDIRKIEKDVGNRRVSFEEFLSIFMKEKKNNREVSVQEFIDTLNVFDKDGAGKVSSGELRHVLTALGNKLRNGEVDELFSDVGEYHGFIHTADFVKMVMSNP; encoded by the exons ATGTCTGAACCAACTCAAGACGAAATGGATG AATACCGAGATGCGTTCGCCCTCTTTGACGAGCAAGGAGACGGTAAAATAGACTGCAACCAGATCGGCAAGTTGCTACGCTCGTTAAATCTTAACCCCGAAGATGAAGATATTCGCAAGATTGAAAAAGATGTCG gAAATCGGCGCGTTTCGTTTGAAGAGTTCCTGTCTATCTTTATGAAGGAGAAAAAGAACAACAGAGAAGTGTCCGTACAGGAGTTTATAGACACTCTGAACGTGTTCGATAAGGACGGCGCCGGCAAAGTATCATCCGGGGAACTTCGTCACGTGCTAACGGCATTGG GAAACAAGCTTAGAAATGGCGAAGTCGATGAGCTGTTCAGTGACGTCGGGGAGTACCACGGATTTATTCACACAGCAG ATTTCGTGAAAATGGTCATGTCCAACCCATAG